The Corynebacterium atypicum genome contains the following window.
GCCGGCGGAAACGACCAGATCGCCCACCTTCTCCCGGTTGGGGATGCGGTGCGCTAACGCGGACGACGAGATGCCGATGCCGGCACGCAGGTCGCGCAGATCTGTCCTACCGATCTTCTCGCCGAGCACCCACGCCTGCCCGCTCGAGGGGAATTCCTGGGCGGCGGCCATCCGAATCAGAGTCGTCTTACCCGCGCCGTTGGGTCCAATGACCACCCAGCGCTCATCGAGCTCCACCTGCCAGTCCACCGGGCCGACGAGGGTGCGCCCGCCGCGGACGAAGCTGACCTGCCGGAAATCGATCAAGAGATCCTCACTCGACTCATTCACACCCCCTATTGTGCCATTGCTTACCAAAGCGGTGGGCGCCTGTGTCGCGCGCTTCGCTCGGCTAGGCTCGGGTGAGGATACTCACGTGTTTCTCAACCGGAAGGCGGTACCGCCGACAATGCATGCTCCCCTCGACCCCGTCCCCCGCATCGGGATTGACGATGTCCGCCCCACAATATCGCTGGGCGCGCTGCCGGCGAAGGCCGTCGTCGGCGAAATGGTGCCGGTCTATGCGCTGGTCTGGCGCGAGGGCCACGACTGCGTGAACGCCACCTTACAGGTCACCGGGCCCGACGGAGTGACCACCGCCTACCCCATGGAGGCCGAGGAATTAAACCCGGACAAACACCACGGCGTCTTTGTGCCCGACCAAGAAGGCGACTGGACGTTTAGCATCGAGGCCTGGTCCGATCCCATCGCCACCTGGCGCAACGCGGTGACCAAGAAGATGGGCGCCGGCCAAGGGGCCGAGGAGCTGGACAACGACCTGCACCACGGCGCCGAACTGTTTGAGCGCGCCGCCGCGGCAGCCGGCGATCACGCCGCGACCAACCGCTTCAAAGCTGCCGCCGACGCGCTCGCCGCCGAGGGGCACCCCTACGATCGCAGCCTGATCGCCCTCGACGACCAGACCGCGCGCCTGCTCGCCCAGGAGCCGCTGCGCGAGCTTGTCGTATCGACCCAACCGCGCCGGGTCCACGTCATGCGCAAAAAGGCGCTGTTTAGCTCCTGGTACGAGCTCTTTCCGCGCTCCACCGGAGGCTGGGATGACACCGGCAAGCCGGTGCACGGCACCTTCCAAACGACGGCGGAGGCGCTGCCCCGGGTCCGCGAAATGGGCTTCGACACCGTTTACTTCCCCCCGATTCACCCCATCGGCGAGATCAACCGTAAGGGCAGCAACAACACACTGACGCCGGGCCCGGACGACGTCGGCTCGCCGTGGGCCATCGGGTCCAAAGACGGCGGACACGACGCCACGCACCCGCGGCTGGGGACGATCGAAGACTTCGAGGCGCTCGTCGCCCGCGCCGAGGAGCTGGGCCTCGAGGTGGCCATCGACCTCGCGCTGCAGGCCGCCCCGGACCATCCGTGGGCAGAAAGCCACCCGGAGTTCTTCACGGTGCTTCCTGATGGCACCATCGCCTACGCGGAAAA
Protein-coding sequences here:
- a CDS encoding maltotransferase domain-containing protein, which translates into the protein MHAPLDPVPRIGIDDVRPTISLGALPAKAVVGEMVPVYALVWREGHDCVNATLQVTGPDGVTTAYPMEAEELNPDKHHGVFVPDQEGDWTFSIEAWSDPIATWRNAVTKKMGAGQGAEELDNDLHHGAELFERAAAAAGDHAATNRFKAAADALAAEGHPYDRSLIALDDQTARLLAQEPLRELVVSTQPRRVHVMRKKALFSSWYELFPRSTGGWDDTGKPVHGTFQTTAEALPRVREMGFDTVYFPPIHPIGEINRKGSNNTLTPGPDDVGSPWAIGSKDGGHDATHPRLGTIEDFEALVARAEELGLEVAIDLALQAAPDHPWAESHPEFFTVLPDGTIAYAENPPKKYQDIYPLNFDNAPQAIYHEILRVVEFWIGHGVHTFRVDNPHTKPANFWHWLISTVHEDHPEVIFLAEAFTRPTRLFGLAKAGFTQSYTYFTWKTTKVELTEFIEQTLAEADISRPNMFVNTPDILHESLQYGGRAAFAIRAALAATISPLWGMYSGFELYEHQAVAPGSEEYLNSEKYELRPRDFAGALASGDSLEPFIALLNWIRGEHPALQQLRTLHLHEVDNDQIIAFSKVDPVTGDAVLAVINLDPRNAQEATLTIDRQAVGLDESGEFPVYDMVTGSHWTWSDRAFVRLSPQSDVAHIVALPEVPAERRARLAYRSIDDYRA